DNA from Lentilitoribacter sp. Alg239-R112:
ATGTGCGGAAAAAGCGCAAAATCTTGAAACATAAGTCCAATGCCGCGTTTCTCAGGCGGTAATGCTTTTTTCGGATTAGCAATCTCTTGCCCGTTGAGTAAAAGCCGTCCCTGGCTTTGAACTTCAATCCCCGCCGCAAGTCGAAGCAAAGTGGTTTTACCAGAGCCAGACGGCCCAAGAAGACACATGACTTCGCCCGGTTTCACTGTTAAATCTATACCACAAAGAACAGGTTCACTGTGATAACTATGATGAATATTTTCAAAAGTCAGGCTAGCTGCAAAGCTCACGCCTGCCTTTTGGCGAATATCCATACTGATACTTTTGTCTGAATTTGGTGCCATATTCTAAAGCCGCAATTTGGAACTTAGATTTAAAGTTCCTTCAACTGCTTTAATCCACTTCATCACCCATTGGTGTCAAGAGGCCAAGATCTTCCAAATCCATATCTGAAATCGGATCTTCATCTTCGGTTAGCTCATCACCATCAAACGGAACAGGAATTTGAAAATTACTGGGAATGCGGCTGGACAGCAAACCGGAGCCTTTTAATTCATCCAGTCCAGGTAGATCTTTAAGGTTTTCCAACCCAAAATGATCGAGGAAATCGCGGCTTGTACCATATGTTACGGGTCTACCAGGCGTGCGTCTACGCCCCCGCATACGTACCCATTCGGCCTCCATCAACAAATCTAATGTACCTTTTGAAGTCGCGACACCACGAATTTCTTCAATCTCGGCACGTGTGACCGGCTGATGATAAGCAATAATTGCAAGAACCTCGAGTGCAGCACGTGAAAGTTTACGAACTTCTGTTTCTTCTTGCCGAATGAGAAATGAAAGATCCGCCGAAGTTCGAAACGCCCATGCGTCATCAATACGCAGCAAATTTATGCCACGAGATGCATAAAAATCAGATAACCGCAGCATCACGGCTTCAACATCGATGCCATCAGGCAGTTTAGACGCAATAAATTTTTGAGAAACGGGCTGCCCAGAGGAAAATACCAGCGCCTCCGCAATACGCTCTGCGTCCTTAAGTGCATGATCGCGCAACGCGTCAACTGCATCTTCTGACTGAATAGAATGATGACCAATGTCATCATCCATATATTCATCACGATGTTCGCCCATCTCGGTCAAGCCACCATCTTCATTCATTGACCTTCACTCCCATTCATCGCTAAGGTAGCATCCACCATTGTGCTTGTCTTCGATCTTGTTGAATTTCGCAAAAATATCGGTGCAAAAACACCATCTTGGCGAATATCGAAGTAGCCTTCACGAACCATTTCCAAGGAAGCTGCAAACGAGCTTGCCAGCGCAGTTTTTCGTTCTGTCTCATCCTCGTGCAGATATTTTATCAAAAAGCTATCAAGTGCCGTCCAATCGGCGATTTCACCCAACATACGCGATAAAATTCCACGCGCATCTTTAAGCGACCAGACCTTTCGGCGCTCAATCGTCACCTGAGAACGAGAGTTCCGCTGACGTTGTGAGGCGTATGCAGTCAACAAATCGTAAAGCGAGGCGGAAAAATCAGATGTCTTTTCAATCACGATCGGTTCTGGCATGCCGCGTGCGAATACATCTCGACCCAATCTGTTGCGATTAACTAGTCGCGTCGCAGCCTCACGCATCGCCTCAAGCCTCTTCAAGCGAAACGCCAATTGCTGGGCCATTTCCTCACCCGAAACTTCTTCTTCATCATTTTGACGCGGTATGAGAAGTTTGGATTTTAAGAATGCAAGCCAAGCTGCCATAACCAAATAATCCGCAGCAAGTTCTAAACGTAATTTGCGGGCATTTTCAACAAATTCAAGGTATTGCACAGCCAATTCAAGGACTGAAATTTTGGCAAGATCCACTTTTTGCGTACGCGCAAGATGGAGCAGCAAATCGAGCGGACCTTCAAAACCTTCCAAATCCAGGACGAGACTTTTATCACTAATGGCTCTATCCGGGTTAATTTCATCCCAGAGCTTCTCCATTGGAGCAGAGCGTTTATTCTGCTTAAGCATATTTGATGGGACCACCGCATCATCATGAGCGTTGGTATCAGCTGCTAAATCCAGTTTACTCTTGTCATCGTCTGCAGTCATTTGCCCTCGATCGATTACGAGGCGTTGATTCCAAACTCGCTAATCAAAGCCTCAAACTCCTGGCGAATATCTTGCTCATCAATGTCATCAGGTTCTGCTAAACTCGAAAGCACCGCCGCGGCTCTTGTGTGAGACGCACCTGACAAAATTGGAGTGTTGGAGGCTACCGTCTCCATCTCATCCATATCCCCACCACAGTGTAGTACAATATCACAACCGGCGGAAAATATTCTTGAGGTTCTTTGTGCGAAATCCCCAGAAAGTGCATTCATTGACACATCATCAGACATTAAAAGTCCATCAAATCCAATTTCCGAGCGAATAATATCATGAATAACGATCGCAGACGTTGTCGCAGGATTGCTTGTATCAATGTCAGAAAACACCACATGAGCCGACATAGCCATCAATTCTTCCGATAAAGCTTTAAACGGAATAAAATCGGAGGCAGATAAGTCTAAGTGGGGTGTTGTAACTATTGGCAATTCTTTATGTGTATCTGCCATTGCACGTCCATGCCCAGGCATGTGCTTTATAACAGGCAAAACGCCACCTGCTTTCAAGCCCTCGCAGGCTACACGACCCATTTTAACAACATCTTCCGCCCGTTTTGAATATGCTCTTGTCCCAATCACCTCATGACCATCTGGCGAGGGCACATCCAAAACCGGTAAACAGTTCACATTGATACCAAGCGACAACAAATCGAACGCATGTAAACGCGACATCAGCCAAACTGCATGGAGCCCGACATCTGCTTTTTTCTGATAAATTTCACCCAACTGAGAAGCTGAAGGGTAATTGGCTGCAATTGGAGGTCTTAGTCTTTGTACCCGACCACCCTCTTGATCAATCAATATGGGAGCCTGCGGATTATCAATAGCTGTTCGTAAGTCCTTGGTCAGTCGAAGGACCTGTTCGGCATTTTCAATATTTCGACTAAATAAAATAAAACCGAACGGGTTTTCTTCTTTAAAGAAAGCTCGTTCGGCCTCATTAAGTGAAAGGCCAGCACAGCCTAAGATCATTGCTTTTGATTCTCTCATAAAAAGAGAATACTGACACAAATGCCTACCTGCAATTATTTATCTTGTAACAAAGCAACTTCCGCCAGCGGACTTATATCGCGAGCAAAGCGAATTTGCCTCTGAACGTTCACCAACCTGAATGCGGACACGATGGAAAGTTCCCTTCCCGGCAATGTCTGCTTTTTGATATTCTACACCGCGACCACCAAGAACTGAATTGTAGCGCGTTACAAGGTTCTGATAACTTGATTGAGCAGCGGCAAGTGAAGGTTGCGATGCAATCTGCATATAATAACCAGAGAAATTTTCTACAGGTTGTGCAACAGGTTCTGTAACTGCTGGCTGCGTCGCTACAGACGTCTGTGTTTCAACTGTAACAGGCGCAGCAGATGCTGTTTCTCCGTTTGTTGAAGTGTCAGTTGTAGTTGACGTATCTGTATTGTCCACTTGTCCACTATTTGCAGATACCAACGGATCTACGACGGGAGTATCGTCTGCCACAGCCGCAACTTCCTGCTCAGCTGATGCAGCCGACAACGCGTCGGCAGATGCTTGGGAAACGGTGTTCTGATTACCAAATACCTGATCAGGTTGCGGTGTGTCCGCTTGCGCTTGTTGCGTTGGTGCTTCAGGAGCTGTTTCTTCACGAGTGATTATTGTTCCATCAGCCTGCACAACAACAGTACGAACTTTTTTAGGCACAATAAGGGGTTGAACAGTTCCATTTGCAGCGGAGAGATCTGTTTGTTCGCCAGAAACCAATCGATCTTCGATCTTTTCAACACTATCACGGCCTTCTAGCGGTAACAGATTAGGGTCAAGAGTTCGTTGAACGATATCAACTGGTTCCTCCGTTGATTCAACCAAACTAGGTTGACTTGCGACACTAGTATCATTGCCTTCTACTTGAGTATAAACCGCCTGATCCTGATTTGGCACATCTGTTCCACCGGGATCGGCAGGCTCCTCTTTAATGGGAGAATTATCAGCTTTAATCAGAACAGGCTCACTAGAGCCGCCATCTACAGATGACAAATTATTGTAAACAAAATAACCGCCCGCACCGAAAACCAAGAGCGCAAACATTCCAACCGCTGCAAATTTACCGGTGTTTGAATTATCTGCATTGGGTGTGCTTTGCAAATCTTGCCAATTGGCCTGGCTTTGAGATACG
Protein-coding regions in this window:
- the scpB gene encoding SMC-Scp complex subunit ScpB, giving the protein MDDDIGHHSIQSEDAVDALRDHALKDAERIAEALVFSSGQPVSQKFIASKLPDGIDVEAVMLRLSDFYASRGINLLRIDDAWAFRTSADLSFLIRQEETEVRKLSRAALEVLAIIAYHQPVTRAEIEEIRGVATSKGTLDLLMEAEWVRMRGRRRTPGRPVTYGTSRDFLDHFGLENLKDLPGLDELKGSGLLSSRIPSNFQIPVPFDGDELTEDEDPISDMDLEDLGLLTPMGDEVD
- the nagZ gene encoding beta-N-acetylhexosaminidase, which codes for MRESKAMILGCAGLSLNEAERAFFKEENPFGFILFSRNIENAEQVLRLTKDLRTAIDNPQAPILIDQEGGRVQRLRPPIAANYPSASQLGEIYQKKADVGLHAVWLMSRLHAFDLLSLGINVNCLPVLDVPSPDGHEVIGTRAYSKRAEDVVKMGRVACEGLKAGGVLPVIKHMPGHGRAMADTHKELPIVTTPHLDLSASDFIPFKALSEELMAMSAHVVFSDIDTSNPATTSAIVIHDIIRSEIGFDGLLMSDDVSMNALSGDFAQRTSRIFSAGCDIVLHCGGDMDEMETVASNTPILSGASHTRAAAVLSSLAEPDDIDEQDIRQEFEALISEFGINAS
- a CDS encoding SPOR domain-containing protein; translation: MTDELNQRITPEKEADQTVENPVDELARMMGYNKNPAPLGEPARAENTMASDLEAELMREFGIDALESESEAPSTTDEVFSAPEQAPVEPEVPEVRPQRTTFTREPVEMPIYQPDNVQENDQDNVLAEMARYNVPNPQENIISNVNVPTDDNMPAVGDNFANDLEQELANLQNQLSDGLQINEPVDQAQEVISEHAQKIEEPITQSVETFQTVVDASVSQSVTEPVTQESYAGEVDMSAVIDANDDVEKTIEFDVPSIEPAVVNVAQEASYDADLDSELEEEFSQLYKDSNPQEAAENSSAEASNESTQESTQDFSSFFDMSAVNEDRTGDSDDVSMDAAAPAVLMQPERIDVSQSQANWQDLQSTPNADNSNTGKFAAVGMFALLVFGAGGYFVYNNLSSVDGGSSEPVLIKADNSPIKEEPADPGGTDVPNQDQAVYTQVEGNDTSVASQPSLVESTEEPVDIVQRTLDPNLLPLEGRDSVEKIEDRLVSGEQTDLSAANGTVQPLIVPKKVRTVVVQADGTIITREETAPEAPTQQAQADTPQPDQVFGNQNTVSQASADALSAASAEQEVAAVADDTPVVDPLVSANSGQVDNTDTSTTTDTSTNGETASAAPVTVETQTSVATQPAVTEPVAQPVENFSGYYMQIASQPSLAAAQSSYQNLVTRYNSVLGGRGVEYQKADIAGKGTFHRVRIQVGERSEANSLCSRYKSAGGSCFVTR
- a CDS encoding ScpA family protein produces the protein MEKLWDEINPDRAISDKSLVLDLEGFEGPLDLLLHLARTQKVDLAKISVLELAVQYLEFVENARKLRLELAADYLVMAAWLAFLKSKLLIPRQNDEEEVSGEEMAQQLAFRLKRLEAMREAATRLVNRNRLGRDVFARGMPEPIVIEKTSDFSASLYDLLTAYASQRQRNSRSQVTIERRKVWSLKDARGILSRMLGEIADWTALDSFLIKYLHEDETERKTALASSFAASLEMVREGYFDIRQDGVFAPIFLRNSTRSKTSTMVDATLAMNGSEGQ